A single genomic interval of Nycticebus coucang isolate mNycCou1 chromosome 21, mNycCou1.pri, whole genome shotgun sequence harbors:
- the EDN3 gene encoding endothelin-3, whose amino-acid sequence MEPGLWLLFGLTVTAAGFMAHPQPGDAGRSGVLQGPPAARSEEDHEEMGPGPGDRTAAPTAVQGPSPSPGQEQAPSQARDQEAEKGSEHHRSRRCTCFTYKDKECVYYCHLDIIWINTPEQTVPYGLSNYRGSFRDKRSVGLSWGSWQPSEQTHMRCECVGREDKACIHFCTQTLDASSSSRTAAKPDKEKEEERRGADGGLRRKM is encoded by the exons ATGGAGCCGGGGCTGTGGCTACTTTTTGGGCTCACGGTGACCGCCGCAG GGTTCATGGCTCACCCCCAGCCTGGGGATGCTGGCAGGAGTGGCGTCCTCCAGGGCCCCCCTGCAGCCAGATCTGAGGAGGACCATGAAGAGATGGGGCCTGGCCCGGGTGACAGGACTGCGGCTCCCACAGCAGTGCAGGGTCCAAGCCCTAGCCCTGGGCAGGAGCAGGCACCCAGTCAGGCCAGGGACCAGGAAGCTGAGAAGGGCTCTGAGCATCACAGATCCAGGCGCTGCACGTGCTTCACCTACAAGGACAAGGAGTGTGTCTACTATTGCCACCTGGACATCATCTGGATCAACACCCCTGA ACAGACTGTGCCCTATGGGCTGTCCAACTACAGAGGAAGCTTCCGGGACAAAAGGTCCGTGGGGCTGTCTTGGGGGAGCTGGCAGCCGTCGGAGCAGACACACATGCGGTGTGAGTGTGTGGGGCGAGAGGACAAGGCCTGCATACACTTTTGCACCCAAACCTTGGATGCCAGCAG CAGCTCAAGGACAGCAGcaaagccagacaaagaaaaggaagaggagaggagaggtgcAGACGGAGGCCTGCGGCGGAAGATGTGA